A region from the Gymnogyps californianus isolate 813 chromosome 14, ASM1813914v2, whole genome shotgun sequence genome encodes:
- the IRF1 gene encoding interferon regulatory factor 1, producing the protein MPVSRMRMRPWLEMQINSNQIPGLIWINKDKMMFQIPWKHAAKHGWDMEKDACLFRSWAIHTGRYKVGEKDPDPKTWKANFRCAMNSLPDIEEVKDKSINKGSSAVRVYRMLPPLTKDQKKERKSKSSREARNRSKRKLYEDMRTEESAERLTNTPLPDDHSSYTVHDYAGQEVEVESTSITLDLSPCEVSGSLTDWRPPMEITMADSTNDLYQLQVSPLASSSEVTDEDEEEMNSEIFKLLEPAQDWHTTSVGGKGFLTNEPGTQTMCSTYSYKEQDGEIDTTSGELEFRFFDQKSSLDFSWLETVRPTMQVIPCGL; encoded by the exons ATGCCAGTGTCAAGAATGCGCATGAGGCCCTGGTTGGAAATGCAGATTAATTCCAATCAAATACCAGGACTGATATGGATTAACAAG GATAAGATGATGTTTCAAATCCCATGGAAACATGCAGCTAAGCATGGCTGGGACATGGAGAAAGACGCCTGCCTTTTCCGGAGCTGGGCCATTCATACAG GAAGATATAAAGTAGGTGAGAAAGACCCTGATCCGAAAACCTGGAAGGCGAACTTCCGCTGTGCTATGAATTCACTGCCTGACATCGAAGAAGTGAAGGATAAAAGCATCAACAAAGGCTCCAGTGCTGTCAGGGTTTACAGGATGCTGCCGCCCTTGACAAAGGATCAGAAGAAAG aaaggAAGTCAAAGTCTTCAAGAGAAGCAAGAAACAGGAGCAAGAGAAAG TTGTATGAAGACATGAGGACGGAGGAGTCAGCAGAAAGACTAACCAACACTCCTCTGCCAGATGACCACAGTAGCTACACCGTTCATGACTACGCGGGGCAGGAAGTGGAGGTTGAGAGCACGTCCATCACCTTAG ACCTCTCCCCCTGCGAGGTGAGCGGCTCGCTGACCGACTGGAGGCCGCCGATGGAAATCACCATGGCTGACAGCACCAATGACCTCTACCAGCTCCAGGTGTCTCCCCTGGCTTCATCCTCAGAAG TCACAGACGAAGATGAAGAGGAAATGAATTCGGAGATTTTTAAG CTGCTTGAACCAGCCCAAGACTGGCACACCACCAGCGTTGGGGGGAAAGGGTTTCTCACCAACGAGCCAGGCACGCAGACCATGTGCAGCACTTACAGCTACAaggagcaggatggggagaTCGACACGACTTCAG GAGAGCTGGAGTTCAGGTTCTTTGACCAGAAAAGCAGCCTAGACTTCTCCTGGCTGGAGACAGTGAGACCTACCATGCAAGTCATTCCCTGCGGCTTGTAA